A region of the Cucurbita pepo subsp. pepo cultivar mu-cu-16 chromosome LG14, ASM280686v2, whole genome shotgun sequence genome:
TCTTGACACTATTTATACAAATAGTTAGGTAAGTATCGAACCATTTTTAAACATAGTAAATTTTATTGGACATATAAAATTGTATCGTATACGtgtttctatatttttatcgATTGAACTTAAGGCTCTGTACTACGTTTATGTTGACTTCAATGATTTTTCATTGTCAATACCAGGGTGAAAGTCTTTCAGGTAAAATATTGCCAGCTAAGAAGTTCTATCCGTTGATTCGTGCTTTAGATGCAAAATTCAACAATGTCTCTGATTACGAAGCgtgagtatatttttatttacattataaaaaatatctctaaatgTTGGATACATTTCAATCACGCCCTAGTCCTTAAAATTAAcacttgaattttgaaatagattaaaaaacgagcctttaaaagaattttcttttgaaaccGTATAATGTAAATTTGTAAGCGAGATACattttgagttcaaataaaCCACATGATATTAAGCAAAAGTTATTGTGATCTTGCAGCTGACTATGTCTTGAAGGGACTCTTGATCCTAAAAAGGTAGAAGGAAAAATTGTAGTTTGCCTTAGAGGAGACAATTCAAGAGTGGACAAAGGTTACATGGTTGCTCAAGCAGGTGGTGTAGGGATGATTCTTGCTAATGATTTGCTTGGTGGGCGTGCACTTTTGTCTGAAGCACACATACTTCCTGCTTCACATATAAGCTATACCGATGGTGAATCGGTCTACCAATACATCCAGTCTACTAAGTAATTACTCCATCTTATTCCATCAACTTCCACGTTTATTCTCGAagtattttaaactttatgatCTATTAAACATAAACTTAACATGAATTTAGAAGCTTAGGAATctattaaacttattttttaagttcaaaatttattaggCTCAAAAGTTGCAACTTATATGTCATGTTTTGTGGTTGAATCAGAACTCCAATAGCTTATATGACTGGCGTGAGGACTGAGTTGGGAATCAAACCAGCACCAATTATGGCTTCATTCTCGTCAAGAGGTCCCAACGTAATTGAGCCCACGATACTCAAGGTTGGTTAAGAACGATGTGTTGAGTAATTTTATGGTATAAAGTTCAATATGTCAACCGCTAACAATCACAAATTTTAAgtattgcattttttttttttttaatttccagcCTGATATAACAGCACCAGGTGTGAACATACTAGCGGCTTTCTCTAACATAGCACCACCGACTCATTCACGTTTTGATAAACGTCGGGTTCTATATAATGTATTATCGGGCACTTCCATGTCATGCCCCCATATTTCTGGCATCGTTGGCCTTCTCAAAACCCTTCATCCAAAATGGAGTCCAGCAGCTATCCGATCTGCAATCATGACCACGGgtttattattcaaaattcttCCTTAACAAACTAATTACTTAATAGTAAAAGatgttatttataatatttgcaTTAAGATACCTTTGACTTCAATCTTGCTAACTAATGGTTTTATTGTGTAGCCGAAACGAAAGCTAATGACTTAAATCCAATACTAAGCTCATTAAAGGAGAAAGCAGACCCATTTGCATATGGTGCAGGCCATGTCCAACCAAACAAAGCAGCAAATCCTGGTCTTGTTTACGACCTCTCCACCCAAGACTATTTGAACTTCCTATGCGCCCGTGGCTACAATAAAACACAAATGAAACTATTCACCAATGATACTTCATTTGTTTGTTCAAAGTCATTCAAAGTAACAGACTTGAACTACCCATCAATCTCCATATTTGATCTGAGATCAGAGGAAGTGAAGATCAAAAGAAGAGTGAAAAATGTTGGAACTCCAGGCACGTATGTTGCTAAAGTCGAGGCACCGCCAGGAGTTTTGGTTTCGGTAGACCCAAGTACTTTGAAGTTCACTAAAATAGATGAAGAGAAGGATTTCGAAGTTGTGTTGAAGAGGGTGCCAAATAATCAAACTGAAAATCATGTATTCGGAAAACTAGTGTGGTCTGATGAGAAGCATCGTGTTACTAGTCCAATTTCTGTGACATTATTGACGAGCTAAAATTTCTTGTCCTGTTCACAGTTCttatgtttaataataatggatTTTTCCTTGCTTTTTTCtcaagtttaatttatttaagttttctATGTTGTGTCGtctaaaaagagaaataaaaaatgtagaaatgTTAGATTTGATCAACGATTGTAATAGactgaaacaaaataaataaagtagaaaGAACAGCTTGAGGGGAGAGTCTGGCAATTGAGAGGAAAACGTCTACCAGTAAAAATCGGCTGAAGTAAAACTTCTtctaaggaaaaaaaaataatggaaaagaagagagagagatatttGCTGAAGACCCGatgatttatttgattcagTTTAAcgtatttaaataacaaacctATCCTAAATTCAGCACTGCACAAACCTTGTGCCCAAAGTTGACAAAATGGGCAGCAAAAATTATGCTCTTTCATTGAACGGGTAAggtgaattcaatttttttaaaagtataaaacaaCTTACGAAATCTAAGGAAACCatagcttttatctaacaatcttctCCTAAAAGTTGCTGTATATCTACCTTAAtatttgaactccgatttTTTAgcgtagttcttcaaatttaacCGCGCCAAggacttggtgaaaatgtctccaagctgttcctctgttcggatgaaatcaatcttgatgagccctCGATCTGCACATTCTCAAATGTAGTGaaatctgatttctatgtgcttgctacggtcgtgcaaaactggatttttgatcagggagatcgtagctttgttgtccacgtatagcattggtggatcgctttctcttccgatgagttcttccatcagtCACGCAAACCAGACCCCCTGTGTTGCCGTCGTCGAAGTAGCGATGTATTCTGCTTAGCAGAAAGACAAAATAActaccttttgttttgttgattgtcAACAGATCGCGCCGCCGCCTGAGAGGAAGTAGATCATCccgctggtgctcttacgatcatcaacgtcaccggcCAGGTCATTATCACTGTAGCCGATCAGCTCAAgcttctcttttcctctccctgCGCAGTATCTTacaccccagcctctggttcTAGCTACATAGCGCAGGATGCAGTTGACAACCACTAGATGCTCCTTCCTAGGTGCTTCTATAAACCTACTCACGTATCCAACGGAATAAGCAAGATCAGGGCGGGTGTTTACCATATAGCGCAGACTCCCGACAATGctgcggtaattggtggagtcGACTGCCGTCGTAGTGCCGGCCTTCCTCAGCTGGAGTAgggcctccattggcgtccttgtaGGGTTACTGTCTGCTAGCCCAGCAGTGTCCAGCAGTGTCCAGCAGCTTCTTTGCGTACGCACTTTAACAAACGGTGATGCCGGCAGTACtctgttgcacttcgatgtcgaggtagtagctgagcacgccgagatcgctcatcttgaagttctttgacatctccctcttgaatTTTCCAAGGACTTCCATGtcgcctccagtgattatgaggtcatCAATGTACACTCCCATAATCAGTTGCTGCTCATCGTGGCCATGCGTGGacatgccatgctcagaggcacaGCGCTTGAACTTCAGTGACAGTAAggtactgtcgagcttcgTGTTCCAAGCTCGTGGTGCTTGCTGAAGCCCATAGAGTGCCTTATGCAGGCGCAGTACCTTATCGGGGTTGTCGTTGTCCAGGAAGCCAGGTGGTTGTAAGACGTAGACGGTCTTCTTCATCTCTCCGTTAAGGAAAACGGACTTCacgtccatgtggtggacctccTAAGAGCAATGTGCCGCAATTGCCAGCAAAAGGCGGATAAATTCTAACCTTGCCATCGGCGCAAATACCTCTACGAAGTCCACTCCTTACTTCTGAACGTAGCCCTTTGCCACCAGATgggccttgtgcttcacaacttctcccttTTCGTTAtgcttcagtttgaagacccatttgagccctatgacTCGGTGTCTTAGCAGCATATCCTCCACAGACTCCACGTCTAGNcatttgacaaacacgtcgaatggattagcgAATTCTTAGACGACAATTTTctaggaagtggcacagattcagTTTGNTAGCAGCATATCCTCCACAGACTCCACGTCTAGTTCTCagtgatggatgtcatctcctcctacattgccttcagccagcaCGGGTTCCTTTCTGCTTCGGCGAAGGTATTCGGTTCATCTGCACTGATGGCATGCAGTTCGACCACCTCTTGTTCAAGTTCGCGCGctgccagtccaggtggttcacctcctcccactaggtcgTCCATCCTTCGGTACCTGGCCACCAGATCATCATTGTGATCGGCATCTAGCGTCGAATCCGTCTGTGGTGTTGCAAACTCCACTGGTTTAGGGGGTGCAGCTACTGGCGGTGGTGACGGTTCCTGATGCTGTGCTCCACCTTCTCCCGGCTCGGTGACAAGGTACTCTACCGTGAATTAATTTGAGTTGTAGCCTGCCTCAATAACGTCGTTCCACTACCAGAAGGTGCTTTCGTCGAAGATGACGTTGTGAGACACGTAAGCTCGCCCTCTCgcaggatcatagagtctgtacGCCTTGCTCCTGAGTTCATAGCCGATGAAGACAACTTTCAGCCCCTCGGGATCGAGCTTAGCGAGGTGGGGACGCACTACCTCCATGTATGCAATGCAGCCGAACACTCGGAGATGATGTACCGCTGGCTTCTTGTTGTACTAGGCCTCGTGTGGCGTCTTCCCGTCGAGGCTTTGCGTTGGCAACCAATTGAGGAGATAGAGGGCCGTCATTACCGCCTCTCTCCCGAACCTCCAAGGCATCCTGGCTGTCATCAACAATGACCTTGCTATCCCGacgatggtctgattttggcgTTCCACCACCCCATTCTGCTGGGGGGAGTAGGGCGTCGTTAGTTGTCGCTGCATGTCGAGCTTGTCACAGTACTTACCGAAGCCTCGGTCTGTGCGCAGCGTTCGCATCTTCTTCTCGCATTCGGCCTCCGCTCACGCCTCGATTAGCTCAATCGCCTCTGCCGCCTCACTTTTTGCTTGCAGCAGAATtagccacatgaagcggcttttgtcatcAACCAGCAGGAGGAAGAGGGTCCTGCCGCTTGATGGGCCCGCAGATATCGCCGTGTACAAGCTCCAATAGCTCACCGGCGCGGAAAGGGGGTGCGCCTCAGGTGAATTCTCTGTCTCGGTCTGTGCGCAGCATTCACATCTTCTTCCCGCATTCAGCCTCCACTCACACCTGGATGGATGCGCTTAATCGCCCCTgccgcctcacttttcgcttgcagcaggattagccacatgaagcggcttttgtcatcgaccagtaggaggaagagggtcttccgcctggggtcgccggcttgatgggcccgcAAATATCGCCGTGTACAAGCTTCAACAGCTCACCGACGCGGTAGAATGTCCGAGATGGAAAGGGGGTGCACCTCTATTTGCCAATGAGGAACCCGTCGCATAAGGCAAACCGTGCACCATCTGAAGCAGCCAacctcatcgagttgacccaggctcacaaggttagccttgagcctcgggatgaagtagacgttGGTCAGCACCATCTGAAGCAGCCgcctcatcgagttgacccaggctcacaaggttagccttgagcctcgagATGAAGTAGACGCTGGTCAGCTTGCGGTGCTCGCCTCCCTGTGTAATTTTTGTAGAGCAGAAAAGTTTAAGTGCCCGTACCTTGCGTGTCACCTCCAAGATACCTCTTCGGTCTTGGCCGAGAGGATGATgggttgctctatctccaactccaGGATGTAAACATGGTTTGTCATGCGCCGAACTTGAGTGATCAGCCGTCGTCGATCAATGAAGCAGCCGgctgtcacaatcgcacttttaatggcagcggacttgcgattgtgcggcactcactttccaacgacaagtgagctaagccaattcgttctagcgtcgcctacggccaagcaacgtatgctcgagcctttgGTCNagcgacgtatgctcgagcctctagcctcggttttaagagaaggttttagaaaacgagggtagagagagattttcgaaagagagatttttgaaagagacgttatataagcaagtaagagagaaataacaatggcttacagtatataacattgggtagggagaagttgacaactagttgtatccccctatagtacattctgagacatttcatgtctgacaggcctagacatgatatttctgaaacgtcatacttcctagaaatacaaaagtaaaagacactggaatatgaaaagacataaagggttgggcttgtcatgggcatgcggccatgggcaacacgccttgaacgagcatgatcgtgacatcctcccccacctaattggttgacgtccctgtCAACTGACTACTTTCGAACCTGGCGATGTGGGTGGCAGCGGAGTCCAGATCTTCGGCGCGTTCTCAGCTGGTTTCCTCCGTGTGGAGATTattccatttgacaaggaattcatGAATCGTCCGTACgggtcttcctatcttcctaaccctgtCGGCTAGGATCTCCTCTATTTCTTTGCTGTTTCTTTATTTCAGATCGATGCTCGGTCTTGTGATTACATTTCGCTTGTCGTCGTCCGAGTCAAGGTAATAAtgcttcaagttgctcacatgaattactgggtggattttcatccatgtgggTTGCGCAACTCTGTAGGAGGTAGCCCTgatctttttaaggacttcaacCGGGCCTTCATTTTTTCAAACTAGTCGTTGGTCCTTTCGGCTGCGAAATCTAATCTGTTTTGGTCTCAACTTGATGAGAACTTGATCTCCTGCTCGGAATTGAAGGGGGCGGCGCTTCTTGTCCGCCCacttcttcatatgcttggaagcTTTCTCTAAATATTCCTGGGCTATATCTGTTGTGTGCTTCCATTCTCTCTTGTCCGCCCacttcttcatatgcttggaagcTTTCCCTAAATAATCCTGGGCTATATTTGTTGTgtgcttccattctcttgtgAAGTCTTGAGCTTGAGGTTTTTCCctgcataaggatgatcaataatatgtgGCAACGCCGGTTGTCGTTCACTTACAATTTCGAATGGATTTTTCCCAGTAGACGAGCTCGTTTGACAATTGAAACAGAATTGGACAACATCTAGCAGTTGTATCCAATTTTTCTGGCGAGCGTCGACGAAGTGACttaagtattcttcgagcaagcagTTGAACCTTTCCGTCTGTCCATCGGTTTGAGGATGGTAGCTCGAAGAGATGTTTAAAGTCGTTCcctgttagataaaacctttgtttttccttatttagattcacacgtttacatttaattctcggtttgaccatttgacaaacacgtcgaatggattagcgAATTCTTAGACGACAATTTTctaggaagtggcacagattcagtttgccactctccacccatttttaggataggttatatttaaatagaaaatctgTTCAGTAGATTTGAACAACCTGATTTTGAAGAGCAGTCAAACTTTCAGTTcttctctctgttattttacgcattttatttttcttccaacaacctgcTGTCGacaatttcctctcaccgaaaagaaaggatttccctcaccgattatcgaaatccaacatTCCCAAGAAGGCGAATAATTCGATNTCCGCCCacttcttcatatgcttggaagcTTTCTCTAAATATTCCTGGGCTATATCTGTTGTGTGCTTCCATTCTCTCTTGTCCGCCCacttcttcatatgcttggaagcTTTCCCTAAATAATCCTGGGCTATATTTGTTGTgtgcttccattctcttgtgAAGTCTTGAGCTTGAGGTTTTTCCctgcataaggatgatcaataatatgtgGCAACGCCGGTTGTCGTTCACTTACAATTTCGAATGGATTTTTCCCAGTAGACGAGCTCGTTTGACAATTGAAACAGAATTGGACAACATCTAGCAGTTGTATCCAATTTTTCTGGCGAGCGTCGACGAAGTGACttaagtattcttcgagcaagcagTTGAACCTTTCCGTCTGTCCATCGGTTTGAGGATGGTAGCTCGAAGAGATGTTTAAAGTCGTTCcctgttagataaaacctttgtttttccttatttagattcacacgtttacatttaattctcggtttgaccatttgacaaacacgtcgaatggattagcgAATTCTTAGACGACAATTTTctaggaagtggcacagattcagtttgccactctccacccatttttaggataggttatatttaaatagaaaatctgTTCAGTAGATTTGAACAACCTG
Encoded here:
- the LOC111810761 gene encoding LOW QUALITY PROTEIN: subtilisin-like protease SBT5.3 (The sequence of the model RefSeq protein was modified relative to this genomic sequence to represent the inferred CDS: substituted 1 base at 1 genomic stop codon), encoding MEPFNLPPLLLSFFLFALLQTSTIAAKKSYIVYLGSHSHGLNPSAIDLQLATQTHYNLLGSVLGSNEAAKEAIFYSYNRHINAFAAAVLDQKVAEDIAKRPDVVSVYENKGLKLHTTRSWNFLGVENDGGIPSNSLWNLSRFGESTIIGNLDTGVWPESKSFSDKGYGPIPTRWKGSCEGGSNFSCNTKLIGARYFNKGYASVAGPLNASYETARDDNGHGTHTLSTTGGNFVEGVSIFGNGYGTAKGGSPKALVAAYKVCWPPVEDGGCFVADILAGFEAAISDGVDVLSVSLGGSVQEFYDDILAIGSFHAVKNGITVVCSAGNSGPYEGTASNVAPWMITVGASTIDRLFTTNVTLGDKRHFKGESLSGKILPAKKFYPLIRALDAKFNNVSDYEAXLCLEGTLDPKKVEGKIVVCLRGDNSRVDKGYMVAQAGGVGMILANDLLGGRALLSEAHILPASHISYTDGESVYQYIQSTKTPIAYMTGVRTELGIKPAPIMASFSSRGPNVIEPTILKPDITAPGVNILAAFSNIAPPTHSRFDKRRVLYNVLSGTSMSCPHISGIVGLLKTLHPKWSPAAIRSAIMTTAETKANDLNPILSSLKEKADPFAYGAGHVQPNKAANPGLVYDLSTQDYLNFLCARGYNKTQMKLFTNDTSFVCSKSFKVTDLNYPSISIFDLRSEEVKIKRRVKNVGTPGTYVAKVEAPPGVLVSVDPSTLKFTKIDEEKDFEVVLKRVPNNQTENHVFGKLVWSDEKHRVTSPISVTLLTS